In Thiovibrio frasassiensis, one DNA window encodes the following:
- a CDS encoding GDP-L-fucose synthase family protein, producing the protein MSKPAIATEAKIYVAGHRGMVGGAIVRELQSQGYSNIVTRTHAELDLTNQAAVNAFFAAEKPGYVFLAAAKVGGIHANNVYRGEFIYQNLMIQSNVIHASFVNGVDRLMFLGSSCIYPKEAPQPIKEEYLLTGPLEQTNQPYAIAKISGIEMCWSYNRQYGTKYLAVMPTNLYGPGDNYHPENSHVIPALIRRAHEGKLRGEPEFVVWGTGTPRREFLFCEDMANACVYLMTLAQDEYEFFLHDTRPPLINIGAGEDVTIAALAKTICEVVGYTGKIVFDQSKPDGTMRKLLDVALLKSRGWVAKTALHDGLAVAYEDFKAASCSR; encoded by the coding sequence ATGAGTAAACCAGCCATCGCCACCGAGGCCAAAATCTATGTCGCTGGCCACCGCGGCATGGTGGGCGGCGCCATTGTCCGGGAATTGCAATCCCAGGGGTACAGCAATATTGTTACCCGCACCCACGCCGAACTGGATTTGACCAACCAGGCCGCGGTCAACGCCTTTTTTGCAGCGGAAAAGCCAGGGTATGTTTTTTTGGCTGCCGCCAAAGTGGGAGGAATTCATGCCAATAATGTCTATCGGGGCGAATTCATCTATCAAAACCTGATGATCCAAAGCAATGTGATCCACGCCTCTTTTGTCAACGGGGTGGATCGGTTGATGTTCCTTGGCTCCAGCTGCATCTATCCCAAGGAAGCGCCACAGCCGATCAAAGAGGAATATCTGCTCACCGGGCCTCTGGAACAGACCAACCAGCCGTACGCCATTGCTAAGATCAGCGGCATTGAGATGTGCTGGAGCTATAATCGACAATACGGGACGAAATATCTGGCCGTGATGCCCACCAACCTCTATGGCCCAGGGGACAACTATCATCCGGAAAACAGCCACGTCATTCCCGCCTTGATTCGGCGGGCGCATGAAGGCAAGCTTCGTGGCGAGCCCGAGTTCGTTGTCTGGGGTACGGGCACGCCGCGCCGGGAATTTCTTTTTTGCGAAGACATGGCGAATGCCTGTGTGTATCTGATGACGCTTGCTCAGGATGAGTACGAGTTCTTTTTGCATGATACCCGGCCACCGTTGATAAATATCGGGGCGGGGGAAGATGTTACCATTGCTGCGCTTGCCAAAACGATTTGTGAGGTGGTGGGTTACACCGGCAAGATTGTTTTTGATCAGAGCAAGCCGGACGGCACCATGCGCAAATTGCTTGATGTAGCACTGCTCAAGAGTCGGGGGTGGGTTGCTAAAACAGCACTGCACGATGGTTTGGCGGTTGCTTATGAAGATTTCAAGGCGGCGAGTTGTTCAAGGTAG
- a CDS encoding NAD(P)/FAD-dependent oxidoreductase has protein sequence MVEEITDVVIIGAGPAGLQAAVHAVRKKASVLVLGRLENSSIYSAHVENYLCVDGVTDGAELLRIALAQATRFGAEVWPEDVLHLGQEGELFTVNVESGRQVMARTLILATGTSRKKLKVPGEKELLGRGVSYCVDCDANFYRNAKVAVVGNESAAVDGALTLTKYAAEVHLVCKDMAVGKELGEKLSASSVVVHKGVWAKEILGEKAVSGLLLDSGETLAVDGVFVELGAKGAMELATSIGVLLDTDTFSFIETNKKQETNITGIYAAGDIAGPPWQMAKAVGEGCVAGWEAANHANRIKRMSESA, from the coding sequence ATGGTTGAAGAGATAACAGATGTGGTGATTATCGGCGCTGGCCCGGCAGGGCTGCAGGCCGCCGTGCATGCTGTGCGGAAAAAGGCTTCGGTGCTTGTCTTGGGCCGTCTTGAAAACAGCAGCATTTACTCGGCCCACGTTGAGAATTATCTCTGTGTCGATGGCGTGACCGACGGGGCGGAGTTGCTGCGGATCGCCCTGGCCCAGGCCACTCGTTTTGGTGCAGAGGTATGGCCGGAGGATGTTCTGCACCTTGGCCAGGAAGGTGAGTTGTTTACGGTTAACGTGGAAAGCGGGCGGCAGGTTATGGCCCGGACCCTGATTCTTGCCACCGGTACCTCGCGCAAAAAGCTTAAGGTGCCGGGCGAGAAGGAGCTGCTGGGCCGTGGGGTCAGTTATTGCGTGGATTGCGATGCCAATTTCTATCGCAACGCCAAGGTGGCGGTGGTGGGCAACGAATCCGCCGCGGTGGACGGGGCTCTGACCCTTACCAAATATGCCGCCGAGGTTCATCTGGTCTGCAAGGATATGGCGGTTGGCAAGGAGTTGGGCGAAAAGCTGTCCGCCAGCTCGGTGGTGGTGCATAAGGGCGTATGGGCCAAAGAGATTCTTGGTGAAAAAGCGGTGAGCGGACTCCTGTTGGACAGCGGTGAGACCCTTGCGGTGGACGGGGTCTTTGTCGAACTCGGGGCCAAGGGGGCCATGGAGCTTGCCACCAGTATCGGTGTCCTGCTCGACACGGATACATTCTCCTTTATCGAGACCAACAAGAAGCAGGAGACCAATATCACCGGCATCTATGCGGCGGGCGACATCGCCGGACCGCCTTGGCAGATGGCCAAGGCGGTGGGCGAAGGGTGTGTGGCCGGTTGGGAGGCTGCCAACCATGCCAACCGGATCAAACGAATGTCGGAAAGTGCATAG
- the tadA gene encoding tRNA adenosine(34) deaminase TadA produces the protein MSENSPEQYMAVALDQARLAAGRGEVPIGAVLVGSGGEIIARDGNRTIELCDPGAHAEMLVLRQAGRLRGNYRLLDTTLYVTLEPCVMCAGALVHARVNRLVYGAVDPKAGGVVSLFQVGQDTRLNHQLAVEGGLLAEESANLLKDFFRRRRGGAR, from the coding sequence TTGTCGGAGAACTCCCCCGAACAGTATATGGCAGTAGCCCTTGATCAGGCGAGGCTTGCGGCTGGGCGTGGCGAGGTGCCCATCGGTGCGGTATTGGTGGGTAGCGGTGGGGAGATCATCGCCCGAGACGGCAACCGCACCATCGAGCTGTGTGACCCGGGAGCGCACGCGGAGATGCTGGTGCTGCGGCAGGCTGGCCGTTTGCGGGGGAATTACCGATTGCTCGACACCACCCTCTATGTTACTCTGGAGCCTTGTGTCATGTGTGCCGGAGCCTTGGTGCATGCCCGGGTGAACCGTCTGGTCTATGGGGCCGTCGATCCCAAAGCTGGCGGGGTTGTCTCTCTTTTTCAGGTCGGGCAGGACACGCGGCTCAACCACCAGTTGGCTGTGGAAGGCGGCCTGTTGGCCGAAGAGAGCGCCAACCTGCTAAAGGATTTCTTCCGGCGGAGAAGAGGCGGTGCAAGGTAA
- a CDS encoding transcriptional activator RfaH — protein sequence MKQNVSKEWFAIRTKPQQEQVAKLHYERQGYVVYLSMMRTIVRHARRTEEKLKPFFSGYLFLHLAPDERNWVAISSTRGALGPICFGDSYVSVPDWIIADPQAKEDASGAVPLADLQKKGLLPGTAVAVQLDDDTLAQGLFYSFSGQENVVVLLSFLNRQVKATLPLDRVQRQ from the coding sequence ATGAAACAGAACGTATCGAAAGAATGGTTCGCTATCCGCACCAAACCCCAACAGGAACAGGTTGCCAAGCTGCATTATGAGCGGCAGGGGTATGTGGTCTATCTGTCCATGATGCGGACTATTGTCCGGCATGCCCGACGGACCGAGGAGAAACTCAAACCCTTTTTTTCCGGCTATCTCTTTCTGCATCTTGCCCCGGACGAACGGAATTGGGTGGCGATCTCTTCCACCCGTGGTGCGCTCGGGCCGATTTGCTTTGGCGATAGCTATGTGTCGGTACCGGACTGGATCATTGCCGATCCGCAGGCTAAGGAAGATGCGAGTGGAGCAGTGCCGTTGGCGGACCTGCAGAAAAAAGGGTTGCTGCCGGGTACTGCGGTGGCGGTGCAGCTTGATGATGATACCTTGGCTCAGGGTCTGTTTTACTCGTTCTCCGGACAAGAAAATGTGGTGGTGCTTTTAAGTTTTCTCAACCGCCAGGTGAAGGCTACACTTCCACTGGACAGGGTGCAGCGGCAATAA
- the cysC gene encoding adenylyl-sulfate kinase, producing MDIMHNIGWHHATVTRERREMLNGHRACAVWFTGLSGSGKSTLAHAVEERLHGMGCRTFVFDGDNVRHGLCSDLGFSIEDRSENIRRIAEMTSLFLDAGVIALCAFISPMRDDRQKVRALVGVDNFLEIHCDCPLKICEQRDVKGLYKKARAGLIKNYTGISSPYEAPEHPDLCLETGQEALQDCVGKVLDVLRERGVVSGISLWP from the coding sequence ATGGATATAATGCACAACATTGGCTGGCATCATGCCACAGTTACCCGCGAACGGCGTGAGATGTTGAATGGGCATCGAGCCTGCGCTGTCTGGTTTACTGGGCTTTCTGGTTCCGGCAAGTCGACGCTTGCCCATGCCGTGGAAGAGCGACTGCATGGCATGGGGTGTCGCACCTTTGTCTTTGACGGCGATAATGTGCGGCACGGGTTGTGTTCTGATCTGGGATTCAGCATCGAAGATCGGAGCGAGAACATCCGCCGGATTGCCGAAATGACCAGTCTTTTTCTTGATGCCGGGGTCATTGCCCTGTGTGCTTTCATCTCTCCCATGCGTGATGATCGCCAGAAGGTCCGTGCCCTTGTCGGGGTTGATAACTTTTTGGAAATACACTGTGACTGCCCCTTGAAAATCTGTGAACAGCGGGATGTTAAAGGGTTATACAAAAAAGCCCGGGCCGGACTGATTAAGAACTATACCGGAATCTCTTCCCCATACGAAGCGCCGGAACACCCAGATCTCTGCTTGGAAACCGGGCAGGAAGCACTGCAGGATTGTGTCGGCAAGGTGTTGGATGTGTTGCGGGAGAGAGGAGTGGTTTCCGGGATTTCCCTTTGGCCTTGA
- a CDS encoding lipopolysaccharide biosynthesis protein, whose product MNVNTEKLPLVPVSRKRATAVLAIGGYVNTGILIVQGLLMVPLYLHFVGAPLYGLWMASGGILGMLGVLNFGVSNMLVQRIANAYGRQDFLKTADYFINGIFVYLAIVLIFMSAGLLVSFFFSELLKVSGGESVMLRGCFQLAVVAAGLGILNECLRSFAQALLRPIFSMVTIALSRIVGIAVIISLLFRDAGLWAIPVGMLFAEILILFFGLIQTVSLFRGLRVKISIDSTIIKEYFQLGGAMFIARLGSALSRESAPLLITYFLRPELTTAYMVTRRAADMVSQLLAVIYGAAHSAFSHLVGHGDKEKTSEVATRLLIMIFVFGLVGFVTYVTMNHSFVTLWVGEAFALNQEIILMIGIAFFASSLRNMVWQVLNGFGDYQYSSRVILFEGVGKILLSAVLLGFLGMPGEPLALVVTSIIAMIAMCVKLQRHVELKISNKEMVNALVITLVLFVFAELGARMINPSSWVVFVLFLGGVASVSSVVIVLSGWTKFRGLIKVRW is encoded by the coding sequence TTGAATGTAAACACAGAGAAATTGCCGCTAGTTCCAGTTAGTCGTAAACGCGCCACTGCCGTGCTGGCAATTGGGGGGTACGTCAACACCGGCATTCTGATTGTTCAGGGTTTGTTGATGGTGCCGTTGTATCTGCATTTTGTCGGAGCCCCTCTCTATGGATTATGGATGGCCTCTGGCGGCATACTTGGCATGTTGGGGGTGCTGAACTTCGGGGTCAGCAATATGTTAGTGCAGCGAATTGCTAATGCGTATGGGCGGCAGGACTTTTTAAAAACGGCAGATTATTTTATTAATGGTATATTTGTCTATTTAGCAATAGTTTTAATATTTATGTCCGCTGGACTCCTTGTGTCCTTTTTTTTCTCGGAATTGTTGAAGGTCTCTGGGGGGGAAAGTGTCATGTTAAGAGGGTGTTTTCAGCTTGCTGTTGTTGCCGCGGGATTGGGAATTCTTAATGAGTGTCTGAGGAGTTTTGCCCAAGCACTTCTGCGCCCAATTTTTTCAATGGTTACGATAGCCTTATCTCGGATAGTGGGTATTGCAGTCATAATATCTCTTCTTTTTCGAGATGCTGGGCTTTGGGCAATCCCTGTGGGGATGCTTTTTGCTGAAATATTGATCCTGTTTTTCGGACTGATTCAAACAGTAAGTCTGTTCAGAGGCTTGCGCGTAAAAATTTCAATAGATAGTACGATTATTAAGGAATACTTCCAACTTGGTGGTGCTATGTTCATTGCCAGGCTGGGTTCTGCTTTATCCAGAGAGTCAGCCCCCTTGTTAATTACTTACTTTTTGCGGCCAGAACTGACTACAGCCTACATGGTAACCCGTAGGGCCGCAGACATGGTTTCTCAGCTGCTGGCTGTGATTTATGGTGCGGCTCACAGTGCCTTTTCTCACCTTGTAGGTCATGGGGATAAAGAGAAAACTTCAGAAGTGGCAACTCGACTGCTTATCATGATCTTCGTTTTTGGACTCGTCGGATTTGTGACTTATGTTACGATGAATCATTCATTTGTGACACTTTGGGTGGGGGAAGCTTTTGCGCTTAACCAGGAAATCATTCTTATGATTGGCATAGCATTTTTCGCAAGTAGTTTGCGTAATATGGTGTGGCAAGTACTGAATGGTTTCGGAGATTATCAATACTCCTCACGCGTTATTTTGTTTGAGGGTGTAGGGAAAATCTTACTTTCTGCGGTGTTGTTGGGTTTTCTTGGAATGCCTGGGGAGCCGCTCGCCTTGGTTGTTACAAGCATCATCGCAATGATTGCTATGTGCGTGAAATTGCAAAGGCACGTTGAGCTAAAAATTAGTAACAAGGAGATGGTCAATGCGTTGGTGATAACACTTGTTTTGTTCGTGTTTGCTGAGCTTGGGGCAAGGATGATTAATCCTTCCTCATGGGTTGTATTTGTATTGTTTCTAGGGGGAGTGGCGTCGGTGTCATCAGTGGTTATCGTGTTATCAGGCTGGACCAAGTTTAGAGGACTAATCAAAGTCCGGTGGTGA
- a CDS encoding FkbM family methyltransferase has protein sequence MTYYSQHGEDIILGEMLKDYQVGFFVEVGCIDGKRFSNTLTFEEKGWKGICVEAHAGYIDLLKINRPNSVICHHAAGEIDEDTVFYANARGSLSTLDKTKEKEWKKGYNEYFSGFEEQKVNKVRLSSLFDRLGITKIDLLSLDIEGYEIEALKGLDLSRHRPAIMVIETDGLCHEAKLDFILISSGYHKAMKFGGNIFYVTDIALSQHIAGKVLKGVITHTQHPLDGTGEHCIPVEIKVSELGTNIIAACVLFLCKFLINIGLFRI, from the coding sequence ATGACTTACTATAGCCAACACGGTGAAGATATCATCCTCGGCGAGATGTTAAAAGACTATCAAGTTGGTTTTTTTGTTGAAGTTGGATGTATAGATGGAAAACGATTTAGCAACACTCTGACATTTGAAGAGAAAGGATGGAAAGGGATTTGTGTAGAAGCTCATGCTGGGTATATTGATCTCTTGAAAATAAATCGTCCCAATAGTGTGATTTGTCATCATGCAGCTGGTGAAATTGATGAAGATACTGTTTTTTATGCGAACGCCCGAGGTAGTCTTTCGACGTTGGATAAAACCAAAGAAAAGGAATGGAAAAAAGGATATAATGAGTATTTTTCTGGGTTTGAGGAGCAGAAAGTTAATAAGGTTCGATTAAGTAGTCTATTTGACCGACTTGGAATTACGAAAATAGATCTCCTTTCCTTGGACATAGAAGGGTATGAAATTGAAGCACTTAAGGGCCTTGACTTGTCAAGGCATAGACCCGCGATTATGGTAATTGAGACAGATGGATTATGCCATGAAGCTAAATTGGATTTTATTCTAATTTCATCGGGGTATCACAAGGCGATGAAATTTGGCGGGAATATTTTTTACGTGACAGATATCGCACTCTCGCAACATATTGCAGGAAAAGTCTTGAAGGGTGTGATTACCCATACGCAACATCCTTTGGATGGCACTGGGGAGCATTGCATCCCCGTAGAAATTAAAGTCTCCGAATTAGGAACAAACATTATCGCCGCTTGTGTACTTTTTCTTTGTAAATTTTTAATCAATATTGGATTATTCAGGATATGA
- a CDS encoding class I SAM-dependent methyltransferase: MKLHLGCGKRHIHGFVHIDVVDYPHVDHVSSIDSLPFIPDNSVDLIYNCHVLEHFKRRDVERVLQEWYRVLRPGGVLRISVPDFAKLCEVYQLYGKIDLVIGALFGRQDYLYNIHYNVFDFPYLADVLQKTGFGHVHHYDWRQTEHADIDDFSQAYIPHMDKEHGTLISLNVECKKMQTVI, translated from the coding sequence ATGAAATTACATCTTGGTTGCGGTAAGAGGCATATACATGGTTTTGTCCACATTGATGTTGTCGACTATCCGCATGTCGATCATGTTTCTTCCATAGATAGTTTGCCTTTTATCCCGGATAATAGCGTTGATTTGATTTACAACTGTCACGTTCTGGAGCATTTTAAGCGCCGCGATGTTGAGCGTGTTTTGCAAGAGTGGTATCGTGTCCTGAGGCCAGGTGGAGTATTGCGCATTTCTGTCCCAGATTTTGCTAAGCTATGTGAAGTGTATCAGCTTTACGGTAAGATCGATTTAGTAATCGGAGCATTGTTCGGGCGACAGGATTATCTATACAACATTCATTACAATGTGTTCGATTTTCCTTACTTGGCCGATGTGTTGCAAAAAACGGGATTTGGTCATGTGCATCATTATGATTGGAGGCAAACCGAGCATGCTGATATAGATGATTTCTCTCAGGCTTATATCCCACATATGGATAAAGAACACGGTACCCTCATTAGCTTGAATGTGGAATGTAAGAAAATGCAGACTGTTATTTGA
- a CDS encoding FkbM family methyltransferase, whose translation MISSPVSKVDKFATFANNEYSQFGEDGIIKKILEYLPNKNNWCVEFGAWDGIHLSNTFSLIKNNGYQSVLIEADKNKFEELKKNLMGFNAVLVNKFVMFEGRNTLDNILSKTKIPDDFDFLSIDIDGNDYYILDSLVRYKPKVICIEYNPTIPNEVSYIQPKDFNIKRGSSALAILNLAISKGYLLAATTKCNLILVDSQYWPYLNMEKGRLDELRDDSAIKVFAFSGYDGSIFLSKPLDLCWHNLRVSEDELQFFPVFLRRFSSDYTALQKFLFLVFLWVKRPVIFIERLRKKFICLFTAS comes from the coding sequence GTGATAAGCAGCCCTGTTTCAAAAGTTGATAAATTCGCTACATTTGCCAATAATGAGTACTCTCAATTTGGAGAGGATGGGATTATCAAAAAAATACTTGAATATCTTCCAAACAAAAATAATTGGTGCGTTGAGTTTGGGGCTTGGGATGGTATTCATCTGTCAAATACTTTTAGTCTTATTAAAAACAACGGATATCAATCTGTCTTGATAGAGGCAGATAAAAATAAGTTTGAAGAACTCAAGAAAAACCTTATGGGCTTCAACGCAGTATTGGTCAATAAGTTTGTTATGTTTGAAGGGCGTAATACGCTCGATAATATTTTGAGTAAAACCAAAATACCCGATGATTTTGATTTTTTATCTATAGATATTGATGGAAACGACTACTATATCCTGGATTCTCTAGTTCGGTATAAACCAAAAGTTATTTGTATTGAATACAATCCAACGATTCCCAATGAGGTAAGTTACATACAACCTAAGGATTTTAATATTAAGCGAGGTTCTAGCGCCCTAGCTATATTGAATTTAGCCATTTCAAAGGGATACTTGCTTGCCGCCACAACTAAATGCAATCTGATCTTAGTGGACTCCCAATATTGGCCATATCTTAATATGGAAAAAGGGAGGCTCGATGAGTTGCGTGATGATTCTGCAATAAAAGTGTTTGCGTTTTCCGGGTATGACGGTAGCATTTTCTTGTCAAAACCTCTTGATTTGTGTTGGCATAATTTAAGAGTAAGCGAAGACGAGTTGCAGTTTTTCCCTGTTTTTTTAAGGAGATTTAGTTCAGACTATACAGCCTTACAAAAATTTTTATTCTTAGTTTTTTTGTGGGTGAAGCGACCTGTAATTTTTATTGAACGATTGAGGAAGAAATTTATTTGTTTGTTTACTGCAAGTTAA
- a CDS encoding FkbM family methyltransferase, with the protein MANKIVYLYKLYVLRDSFLVSVKKWFKDFGYNTFQLDYPLDSKSVVLDVGGYVGDYAGAIHQKYGCRVYVFEPVPAFYRECVDRFSNNPSIICLNYGLSSNSGWFEMGLDNNASSFKRIEAGDETQLAQVRSVTEVFADLGLGKIDLIKMNIEGGEFDLLPAMIDSGLIKQVRYIQIQFHNFFEGAVEDRLCIRKLLEKTHRQMWNYEFVWESWELL; encoded by the coding sequence ATGGCCAATAAAATCGTTTATTTATATAAGCTTTATGTTTTGCGAGATTCGTTCCTCGTTAGTGTAAAGAAATGGTTTAAAGATTTTGGCTACAACACATTTCAGCTTGATTATCCACTTGATAGTAAGAGTGTTGTTTTGGATGTGGGTGGTTATGTCGGTGATTATGCGGGAGCTATCCACCAGAAATATGGTTGTCGAGTGTATGTGTTTGAGCCTGTTCCAGCATTTTACAGAGAGTGTGTTGATCGGTTTAGTAATAATCCATCGATTATTTGTTTGAATTATGGCTTGTCATCAAACTCTGGTTGGTTTGAAATGGGCTTGGATAATAATGCCTCCAGTTTCAAAAGAATCGAGGCTGGAGATGAAACACAGCTTGCCCAGGTACGTTCTGTCACAGAAGTTTTTGCTGATCTGGGTCTTGGAAAGATTGATTTGATTAAAATGAATATAGAAGGTGGTGAATTTGATTTATTGCCTGCAATGATTGATTCTGGCTTGATCAAGCAGGTCAGATATATTCAAATCCAATTTCACAATTTTTTTGAGGGTGCCGTCGAAGATCGTTTGTGTATCCGCAAATTACTAGAGAAAACGCACCGCCAAATGTGGAACTACGAATTTGTCTGGGAAAGTTGGGAATTACTTTAG
- a CDS encoding alpha-1,2-fucosyltransferase produces MIILRLSGGLGNQMFQYAFGRATSRHLGVEMLLEVSDPTLSIHNGFELDRVFNIDVRIATESDMRAVLGWQRLDVVRKIIKKIGLASFFLNRCIVEPHFYYSHAMRHVPDGTFLCGYWQSEKYFADESECIRDEFRFREPPSGVNKELVQEIAASNGAAISLHVRRGDYVHNQAVSQVHGSCSLAYYRAAIQRVLEQVQNPFFYVFSDDIEWVRTHLEMPFPHRFIAHNRDKLSCEDMRLMSLCQHHIIANSSFSWWGAWLNPAPEKIVVAPKNWFADECRPHDLFPWGWVVL; encoded by the coding sequence TTGATTATTCTGCGTCTCAGCGGCGGGCTTGGCAATCAAATGTTCCAGTATGCTTTTGGGCGAGCTACGTCAAGGCATCTGGGTGTCGAGATGCTGCTGGAGGTGTCGGATCCAACATTATCGATTCATAATGGTTTCGAGTTGGACCGGGTGTTCAATATAGATGTTCGAATTGCCACTGAATCCGATATGCGAGCTGTTCTCGGTTGGCAACGATTAGATGTTGTTCGAAAAATTATAAAAAAAATTGGCCTTGCATCCTTTTTTCTAAACCGTTGCATTGTCGAACCCCATTTTTATTATTCTCACGCGATGCGTCATGTCCCAGATGGAACCTTTCTTTGTGGATACTGGCAGAGCGAAAAATATTTCGCTGACGAATCAGAATGTATTCGCGATGAATTCAGGTTTCGTGAGCCGCCTTCAGGGGTGAATAAAGAACTGGTGCAGGAGATTGCTGCCTCGAACGGCGCTGCAATTAGCCTGCATGTCAGGCGCGGTGACTACGTGCATAATCAGGCTGTGAGCCAAGTGCATGGTAGTTGTTCGTTGGCGTATTACCGTGCGGCGATACAACGTGTGCTTGAACAAGTGCAAAACCCGTTTTTTTATGTTTTTTCCGACGATATTGAGTGGGTGCGCACCCATTTGGAAATGCCTTTCCCTCACAGATTTATTGCGCATAATCGCGACAAATTAAGTTGTGAAGACATGCGTCTGATGAGTTTGTGCCAGCATCACATAATCGCGAACAGTTCTTTTAGCTGGTGGGGTGCATGGCTGAATCCTGCCCCTGAAAAGATCGTCGTAGCACCAAAAAACTGGTTCGCTGATGAATGTCGCCCCCATGATTTATTTCCCTGGGGATGGGTGGTTTTGTAG
- a CDS encoding glycosyltransferase family 10 domain-containing protein: MTHVAVIAHGNLQADRLFDPAATRDNILERFYVLRETLQSADMVCRTADMFEPRVIDVLIFHDILHELGVILKTIKANPFVQLIYVPNEPVFVTPLHDERILPLLPVDVVLTWNDNIAGKFLHVIKCNIGQPVIKKAQIPSLPFSEKKFICSIFANKPSAAPGSLFGERIYAVDFFSRQPTGIDLYGIGWEISAFPFVHLAYRGQCENKKDVQQQYKFSIAYENVVNLPGLITEKIFDCFAAGTVPVYLGAPNIEDYIPASCFIDLRRFVDYAQLYKYLVSMSESEYQKYLDAAKVFIDGPQYRLFTSTNYVEILVEQVKALAARKTGARSIARMKWQLFRLIAGRLQVLRNWRRYKHFVTAMVFVW; encoded by the coding sequence ATGACTCATGTGGCAGTAATTGCTCACGGCAATCTGCAAGCCGATCGGCTTTTTGATCCAGCTGCCACCCGCGATAATATTCTCGAGCGTTTTTATGTACTAAGGGAAACCCTCCAGTCAGCCGACATGGTTTGCCGAACTGCAGATATGTTTGAGCCGCGTGTGATTGATGTGTTAATTTTTCACGACATTCTGCATGAATTGGGCGTGATACTGAAAACTATAAAAGCAAACCCTTTTGTGCAACTGATCTATGTGCCAAACGAACCGGTTTTTGTTACGCCATTGCATGACGAAAGAATTCTTCCGCTGCTTCCGGTGGATGTTGTGTTGACATGGAATGATAATATCGCCGGTAAGTTTTTGCATGTTATTAAATGCAACATAGGACAACCTGTGATCAAAAAAGCGCAAATTCCTTCTCTTCCATTCTCTGAAAAAAAATTTATTTGTAGTATTTTTGCCAATAAGCCATCAGCCGCGCCCGGTTCTCTTTTTGGGGAACGTATCTACGCTGTCGATTTTTTTAGCAGGCAACCAACCGGGATTGATTTGTATGGAATCGGTTGGGAAATATCAGCTTTTCCATTTGTCCATTTGGCCTATAGGGGGCAATGCGAAAACAAAAAAGATGTGCAACAACAATACAAGTTTTCTATTGCTTACGAAAATGTCGTAAATTTGCCGGGCCTGATCACGGAGAAAATTTTCGACTGTTTTGCTGCGGGAACTGTTCCTGTTTATCTTGGCGCCCCCAATATAGAGGATTATATCCCGGCGTCATGTTTCATTGATTTACGGCGTTTTGTGGATTATGCGCAGCTCTATAAATATCTAGTAAGTATGTCCGAGAGTGAATATCAAAAATATCTCGATGCGGCTAAAGTGTTCATCGATGGTCCGCAGTACCGCCTGTTCACCTCGACGAACTATGTAGAAATTCTGGTGGAGCAGGTGAAGGCGTTGGCTGCCCGGAAAACCGGCGCCAGATCGATTGCCAGAATGAAGTGGCAACTGTTCAGGTTGATTGCTGGGCGCTTGCAAGTACTGAGAAACTGGAGGCGCTATAAACATTTTGTGACCGCAATGGTGTTTGTGTGGTGA